The Tautonia rosea genome includes a region encoding these proteins:
- a CDS encoding type II secretion system F family protein, with product MTDPRSDPLDPDSPATRKPLSGREAAELAEAVSGLVGAGIALPEGLRALADESESARVQRSLSRLAERIDQGASLGEAVTAERDHMPAHLPGIVIAAERSGRPQELLLEAIRFERIHHELARHLLIRLAYPTILLCAFAIVFQVIARFVTLDLVAVYEDFGVRLPALTETLIQLSRWINSVGWALPMGTLLMILLVWRFAQGAGLRGGKRIANGIPLFGRIWRNAAMSEFSGLLAILLEGRLTMPEALLLAARGVCDPDLMSACLGASHEVEQGRSLLDAARQYRLFPTGFDRLLTWAETHQVLPDALRLASDIYLARARSQTTLLGVFLSAAVVGFVLIGVILIVLGLYLPSLKLLSALTGGPFSALW from the coding sequence ATGACTGACCCCCGCTCCGATCCCCTCGATCCCGACTCTCCCGCAACGCGCAAACCGTTGAGCGGACGCGAGGCGGCCGAACTTGCTGAGGCCGTGAGCGGGTTGGTCGGGGCGGGGATTGCCTTGCCAGAAGGACTGCGAGCTCTGGCCGATGAATCCGAGTCGGCCCGCGTCCAACGCAGCCTTTCTCGATTGGCCGAGCGCATCGATCAAGGTGCATCGCTCGGAGAAGCGGTCACGGCCGAACGTGATCACATGCCGGCTCATCTCCCAGGGATCGTGATTGCCGCAGAGCGCTCCGGCCGCCCGCAGGAACTCCTTCTGGAGGCGATTCGATTCGAACGGATCCATCACGAATTGGCCCGGCATCTTCTCATCCGATTGGCCTATCCCACGATCCTTCTCTGCGCCTTCGCCATCGTTTTCCAGGTGATTGCCCGATTCGTCACCCTGGATCTTGTGGCGGTTTACGAAGACTTTGGCGTTCGACTCCCTGCCCTGACCGAAACACTTATTCAACTTTCTCGATGGATTAATTCGGTAGGATGGGCGCTTCCCATGGGAACGCTCTTGATGATCCTGCTGGTCTGGCGATTCGCGCAAGGGGCCGGCCTTCGCGGCGGAAAGCGAATTGCCAACGGCATTCCTCTGTTTGGGAGAATCTGGAGGAACGCTGCAATGTCCGAGTTCTCGGGGCTGTTGGCGATTCTCCTCGAAGGGCGACTGACCATGCCCGAGGCACTTCTCCTAGCGGCGCGGGGGGTCTGCGATCCTGATCTGATGTCAGCATGTCTTGGCGCATCACATGAGGTTGAGCAAGGCCGATCGCTCCTCGACGCCGCTCGCCAATACCGACTGTTCCCAACCGGCTTCGACCGGTTGCTCACCTGGGCCGAGACTCATCAGGTCCTCCCCGACGCGCTCCGACTCGCCTCAGACATCTACCTGGCACGAGCCCGGTCGCAGACCACGCTCCTGGGCGTGTTTCTCTCGGCGGCAGTCGTGGGCTTTGTCCTGATCGGTGTGATTCTCATCGTGCTCGGCCTCTACCTCCCGTCGTTGAAATTGCTTTCGGCATTGACAGGCGGACCATTTAGCGCGTTGTGGTGA
- a CDS encoding DUF1559 domain-containing protein produces MRLVQRHAFTLIELLVVIAIIGVLIALLLPAVQSAREAARRVQCTNNLMQIILASQNYASSHEVFPPGVLDDPGSGPIPNLPIGKHYGWATQILPFIEERNAFAKLNFETGLYAPANDTIRAIEKRIFLCPSDGRIGSGGPSPLGQSSYAGCHHDVEAPIDETNHGAFFLNSAISHQGIPDGLSNTIFFGEFRGTGVPTLGWASGTRATLRNTGTPPNWSARFPVGMNPDGLDDEGLDPIEEPAELDLPENIPPAAFLVGGFGSNHPGGANFAFGDGSVRFVKDTIDRSVFRYLGHRADGEVISDNSY; encoded by the coding sequence ATGCGATTGGTTCAGAGACATGCGTTTACGCTCATCGAGTTGCTGGTCGTGATCGCGATCATCGGGGTTTTGATCGCGCTCTTGCTGCCCGCGGTTCAATCCGCCCGGGAGGCGGCCCGGCGGGTGCAGTGCACCAATAACCTGATGCAGATCATCTTGGCCTCGCAGAATTATGCATCGTCGCACGAGGTGTTTCCCCCCGGTGTGCTCGACGATCCGGGTTCGGGACCGATCCCGAATCTCCCAATCGGCAAGCATTATGGGTGGGCCACGCAAATTCTCCCATTCATTGAGGAGCGGAATGCCTTTGCCAAGCTGAATTTTGAGACTGGCCTTTATGCTCCAGCCAACGACACGATCCGAGCGATTGAGAAACGCATCTTCCTGTGTCCCTCCGATGGGCGAATTGGCTCCGGCGGCCCCTCCCCATTGGGACAGTCCAGCTATGCCGGGTGCCATCATGATGTCGAAGCGCCGATCGACGAGACGAACCACGGAGCATTTTTTTTAAATAGTGCCATCAGCCATCAGGGAATTCCCGACGGTCTCTCGAACACGATCTTCTTCGGTGAATTTCGAGGCACCGGGGTCCCCACACTCGGATGGGCCTCGGGTACGCGGGCGACTCTGCGCAATACAGGGACTCCGCCGAACTGGTCAGCTCGTTTCCCCGTGGGCATGAACCCGGATGGACTGGATGACGAGGGTCTCGATCCGATCGAGGAGCCAGCGGAACTCGATCTCCCGGAGAACATTCCGCCCGCTGCGTTCCTCGTCGGCGGATTCGGGAGCAACCACCCCGGGGGAGCAAATTTTGCCTTCGGCGATGGATCGGTCCGGTTCGTCAAGGACACCATCGATCGATCGGTATTCCGTTACCTCGGCCATCGGGCTGATGGCGAGGTGATCAGCGACAATTCCTATTAA
- a CDS encoding type II secretion system F family protein produces MILIVVVAVVVRLAIPAGLGIVILLVIVAVLAGMVGGIAMLVRGRSIRAEPMLRVVSYAVERGLPLEPGIEACGALCGGSLRRRSQAVASLMEQGVPMSEAFARIPGSFPKSGLVYLRMGWDGPVLGQALRALSLRRSEWQPFQALIGSRLTYLIWTLLMIQVVVLFMMGWVGPKLEAISLDFGVELPPITQWTFGLTRHPAFGPMVAGMFLLQLAALPFLAVVAFDPLDWGFAPVDRLLMKRHGATVLRTLAGEVALNRPMPEALERIAQAYPSRSVQRRLRWAAARVARGQPWTQSLMSTGLIRPSDGAVLDAASRAGNLAWCLEHQANGLDRRFGYRVMVWCQLLYPVAVIALAIPVVVFVLTYFLPLVTIIQAMGS; encoded by the coding sequence ATGATCCTCATCGTGGTCGTTGCGGTCGTGGTTCGGCTTGCCATCCCGGCAGGCCTGGGGATCGTGATTCTCCTCGTGATCGTGGCCGTTCTGGCGGGCATGGTAGGGGGAATCGCCATGCTTGTCCGGGGCCGATCGATTCGAGCGGAACCGATGCTCCGGGTCGTCTCGTATGCCGTTGAGCGTGGCTTACCTCTCGAACCCGGCATCGAGGCCTGCGGCGCACTCTGCGGAGGTTCCTTGCGTCGGCGATCCCAGGCAGTTGCCTCACTCATGGAGCAAGGCGTGCCCATGTCTGAGGCCTTTGCTCGTATTCCAGGATCGTTCCCAAAATCGGGTTTGGTGTATCTGCGCATGGGATGGGATGGCCCGGTGCTCGGGCAAGCACTTCGGGCCTTGAGTCTCCGCCGTTCGGAGTGGCAACCATTCCAGGCACTGATCGGATCAAGGTTGACCTACTTGATCTGGACGCTTTTGATGATCCAGGTCGTAGTTCTTTTCATGATGGGATGGGTCGGTCCGAAACTTGAAGCCATCTCGTTGGATTTTGGTGTCGAACTCCCGCCGATCACCCAGTGGACCTTCGGCCTGACCCGGCATCCTGCCTTCGGACCGATGGTTGCGGGCATGTTTCTCCTGCAACTGGCCGCCTTGCCGTTCCTGGCTGTCGTTGCGTTTGATCCCTTGGATTGGGGCTTCGCTCCGGTCGATCGGCTCTTGATGAAGCGGCACGGGGCGACTGTGCTACGAACCCTTGCTGGCGAAGTGGCGCTGAACCGACCGATGCCGGAGGCCCTGGAGCGGATCGCCCAGGCTTATCCGAGTCGATCAGTGCAACGACGCCTCCGATGGGCGGCGGCTCGTGTCGCTCGAGGCCAGCCGTGGACACAATCGCTGATGTCGACAGGGTTGATCAGGCCGAGTGACGGCGCGGTTCTCGATGCGGCCTCGCGGGCGGGGAATCTTGCGTGGTGCCTTGAGCATCAGGCAAACGGACTCGACCGTCGGTTTGGATACCGTGTCATGGTCTGGTGTCAGTTGCTTTATCCCGTCGCTGTAATCGCGCTTGCGATTCCTGTTGTCGTATTCGTGCTCACCTATTTTCTTCCCCTCGTGACCATCATTCAGGCGATGGGTTCATGA
- the panB gene encoding 3-methyl-2-oxobutanoate hydroxymethyltransferase — translation MATENDQVVTPPLLSRWKREGRKITSLTAADFTMARLLDGAGIDVLLVGDSLGTVVQGHPTTLKVTLDQMIYHTEMVARAAKRALVVADLPFGSYHESRRQAVRSACRLLKETDCQAVKLEGGLRMARTIRALVESDVPVMGHIGLTPQSIRHLGRYKVQRDAEVLLADANAVAEAGAFALVIECVPSEIAATISQALTIPTIGIGAGPSCDGQVLVTHDVLGLFEGFRPKFVRRYAELATTVREAATRYANDVQSSAFPSDEEGFR, via the coding sequence ATGGCCACTGAGAACGACCAAGTGGTGACTCCTCCGCTACTTTCCCGATGGAAGCGGGAGGGTCGGAAGATTACCTCGCTGACCGCCGCCGACTTCACGATGGCTCGCTTGCTCGACGGGGCGGGGATCGACGTCCTGCTCGTGGGAGACTCGCTCGGCACGGTGGTTCAGGGACATCCGACGACGTTGAAAGTCACGCTTGATCAGATGATTTACCATACCGAGATGGTTGCCCGAGCCGCGAAGCGCGCCCTGGTCGTGGCCGACCTGCCGTTCGGCTCGTACCACGAATCCCGTCGTCAGGCGGTCCGGTCGGCCTGCCGGCTGTTGAAAGAAACCGATTGCCAGGCTGTGAAGCTTGAGGGGGGCCTACGGATGGCCCGGACCATCCGAGCCCTCGTTGAGTCCGACGTGCCGGTCATGGGCCACATTGGCCTGACGCCGCAATCGATCCGCCATCTGGGCCGTTACAAGGTCCAGCGCGACGCCGAGGTCTTGCTGGCTGATGCCAACGCCGTGGCCGAGGCCGGGGCGTTCGCGCTGGTCATCGAATGCGTTCCGTCAGAGATCGCGGCAACGATTTCGCAAGCCTTAACGATTCCAACGATCGGCATTGGTGCAGGGCCGTCGTGCGATGGCCAGGTGCTGGTCACGCACGATGTTCTCGGGCTGTTTGAAGGCTTCCGCCCCAAATTTGTCCGCCGCTATGCTGAGCTGGCGACGACTGTCCGAGAGGCGGCGACGCGATACGCAAACGACGTTCAATCCTCGGCCTTTCCCTCCGATGAGGAAGGCTTCCGATGA
- a CDS encoding ArnT family glycosyltransferase: MTRHRDRLALLALLAFTFGVRAWNVDQPIVENYVGRQIPTAMVARNIERGSGFLRPQLETGPFPNLFLVEPPIYASLVAEVTRVTGWPIGVSGRLVSALATTLGAWGLYGLTRRREGVGVALLAVGAFAMMPVMIRYGRAVQPDALMLGTQLAALRCWDAFAHEDQGRRGWILGGWLLLATSLAVKVTSAFVFMPLIAILGPKSRRAIGLAILALAPAILWYVHASVLLAEGKGSRASLDNRRIWLDALVPTVLFDPETYRPAARYLLIRSFTPIGLVLAMVGVFKVRPIDRLWWIWGASALLALVLLAGKWHHEYYWMVLAPVLSVGIARSLLALARAQGGRRWAAVFGAVFVGMAAIGSSSTWRTPAEWQALDEAAEEIRRVVPADRWLVAPEALLYASDRRGCRLETTPRSAQRAAGEWGGRLGMPDDPLALVEFYRSRGAAFLADLVPEDADGSEPRLALLRRLAREQYHVLIDRPDVFVVELVPKPGLDGASDGH, encoded by the coding sequence GTGACGCGACATCGTGACCGGCTGGCACTGCTGGCACTCCTGGCCTTCACCTTCGGGGTGCGGGCCTGGAACGTCGATCAGCCGATTGTCGAGAACTACGTCGGCCGTCAGATCCCCACGGCGATGGTCGCGCGGAACATTGAGCGCGGGTCGGGGTTCCTCCGTCCCCAGCTCGAAACGGGACCCTTCCCGAACCTCTTCCTGGTCGAACCGCCGATCTATGCAAGCCTCGTTGCCGAAGTGACTCGGGTGACGGGGTGGCCGATCGGCGTGTCGGGTCGCCTCGTCTCTGCCCTGGCGACGACCCTCGGAGCCTGGGGCCTCTACGGTCTGACTCGACGTCGGGAAGGAGTCGGGGTCGCCCTGCTCGCCGTGGGTGCCTTTGCGATGATGCCGGTCATGATCCGCTACGGTCGGGCCGTGCAGCCCGACGCCCTGATGCTCGGCACGCAACTGGCCGCCCTGCGCTGCTGGGATGCCTTCGCCCACGAGGATCAAGGGCGGCGAGGCTGGATCCTCGGTGGTTGGCTCCTGCTGGCAACGAGCCTGGCGGTGAAGGTGACCTCGGCGTTCGTCTTCATGCCGCTCATCGCGATTCTCGGCCCCAAATCACGCAGGGCGATCGGGCTGGCGATCCTGGCTCTGGCGCCCGCCATTCTTTGGTATGTTCATGCGTCTGTATTGCTGGCAGAAGGGAAAGGTTCGCGGGCCTCGCTCGACAACCGGCGCATCTGGCTCGACGCACTCGTGCCGACGGTGCTGTTTGATCCGGAAACCTACCGGCCCGCGGCACGGTATCTGCTGATCCGATCGTTCACGCCCATCGGACTGGTGCTGGCGATGGTGGGAGTCTTCAAGGTCCGGCCGATCGACCGCCTTTGGTGGATTTGGGGAGCCTCCGCTCTGCTCGCCCTGGTGCTCTTGGCGGGGAAATGGCATCACGAATACTATTGGATGGTGCTGGCACCCGTGTTGAGCGTCGGGATCGCTCGGAGTCTCCTGGCATTGGCCCGCGCACAGGGCGGCCGTCGATGGGCGGCCGTCTTCGGGGCGGTGTTCGTTGGGATGGCGGCGATCGGCTCCTCCTCAACCTGGCGAACCCCGGCCGAGTGGCAAGCGCTGGACGAGGCGGCCGAGGAAATTCGCCGGGTGGTCCCGGCCGATCGGTGGCTCGTGGCTCCGGAGGCACTGCTCTACGCCTCCGATCGCCGAGGCTGCCGCCTGGAAACGACCCCTCGATCTGCCCAGCGGGCAGCAGGAGAGTGGGGCGGGCGGCTGGGAATGCCCGACGATCCGCTGGCCTTGGTCGAGTTCTACCGGAGCCGGGGGGCCGCCTTCCTGGCTGATCTTGTCCCTGAGGATGCCGACGGCTCCGAGCCCCGTCTCGCCTTGCTTCGCCGTCTGGCCCGCGAACAATACCACGTCCTGATCGATCGGCCCGATGTGTTCGTGGTCGAGCTTGTGCCGAAGCCCGGCCTCGATGGAGCCTCTGATGGCCACTGA
- the hisC gene encoding histidinol-phosphate transaminase, with protein sequence MLPHIDRMAGYIPGEQPRDPGGIIKLNTNENPYPPSPRVAEAIQTGLADGRLRLYPDPSGTAFRQAVARRHGVTPDMVLAGNGSDDCLTILTRAFVGPGDPLAYPTPSYILYRTLAEIQNAQPVEVPFLPDWTLPADAFSSTGAPLAFLANPNSPSGTMRPPSEVAAIARQFSGTLVVDEAYADFADEDCIGLVSELPNVIVSRTLSKGLSLAGLRIGYLIARPEVIEGLNKVKDSYNCDALSLLGGTAAIDDAEYTRSIRSRVVTTRRRLTEAVRALGYSVPESQANFVWCEGGPPAEEMYESLKAQKILVRLMRYSGHQPGLRVTVGTDEQIDRFLEVIGTILGKRSR encoded by the coding sequence GTGCTGCCGCACATCGACCGGATGGCCGGCTACATTCCCGGAGAGCAGCCGCGCGATCCGGGCGGCATCATCAAGCTGAACACGAATGAGAATCCCTACCCACCCTCTCCCCGGGTGGCCGAGGCGATTCAGACGGGCCTCGCCGACGGTCGTTTGCGGCTCTATCCCGACCCGTCCGGAACTGCCTTTCGCCAGGCGGTGGCCCGGCGTCACGGGGTCACTCCCGACATGGTCCTGGCCGGCAACGGATCCGACGATTGCCTGACGATCCTGACCCGAGCGTTTGTCGGACCGGGCGATCCGCTAGCTTACCCGACTCCCAGCTACATCCTCTATCGCACCCTGGCCGAGATCCAGAATGCCCAGCCGGTCGAGGTCCCGTTCCTGCCCGATTGGACCCTCCCGGCCGACGCCTTTTCCTCCACCGGCGCCCCGCTCGCCTTCCTGGCGAACCCCAACAGCCCCTCCGGCACGATGCGACCCCCCTCCGAGGTTGCCGCGATTGCCCGCCAGTTTTCGGGCACCCTGGTTGTTGACGAGGCCTATGCCGACTTCGCCGACGAGGATTGTATCGGTCTCGTTTCGGAACTGCCCAACGTGATCGTCTCCCGGACCTTGAGCAAGGGCCTGAGTCTCGCCGGTTTGCGGATTGGCTACCTGATCGCCCGGCCCGAGGTGATTGAAGGATTAAACAAGGTCAAGGATTCGTATAACTGCGATGCCCTCAGCTTGCTCGGAGGGACCGCGGCAATCGACGATGCGGAGTACACCCGGTCGATCAGGAGCCGTGTCGTCACCACTCGCCGTCGCTTGACCGAAGCCGTCCGGGCACTCGGTTACTCGGTTCCCGAGAGCCAGGCCAACTTCGTCTGGTGCGAGGGTGGACCACCGGCCGAAGAGATGTACGAATCCTTGAAAGCGCAAAAGATTCTCGTCCGACTGATGCGTTATTCCGGTCACCAACCCGGTCTGCGAGTGACCGTCGGGACGGACGAGCAGATCGACCGCTTTCTGGAAGTCATCGGCACAATTCTCGGAAAGCGTTCCCGCTGA
- a CDS encoding 3-keto-disaccharide hydrolase, translating into MIVSTTVALATLVFIAPTDESQLNTPPEGFIALFNGTDLTHWKSDNDAAEHWTVKDGILHYDGKGNSLVTAKDYGDIELYVDWKIGPKADSGIYLRGKPQVQIWDEPEIGSGGLFNNKVGESKPLVVADKPIGEWNTFHIIMKGEKVTVFLNGEKVVDDVALENWPNYDGPIPAKGTVELQHHGNPLEFRNIYLKELD; encoded by the coding sequence GTGATCGTTTCGACCACCGTGGCCCTGGCCACCCTCGTGTTCATCGCCCCGACCGACGAGAGCCAACTCAACACCCCTCCCGAAGGGTTCATCGCCCTGTTCAACGGCACCGATCTGACCCACTGGAAATCGGACAACGATGCCGCCGAACACTGGACCGTCAAGGATGGCATCCTGCACTACGACGGCAAGGGGAACAGTCTTGTGACCGCGAAGGATTACGGTGACATCGAGCTGTACGTCGATTGGAAGATCGGCCCGAAGGCCGATTCGGGTATCTATCTGCGCGGCAAGCCTCAGGTCCAGATCTGGGATGAACCGGAGATCGGCTCCGGTGGTCTGTTCAACAACAAGGTCGGGGAGAGCAAGCCGCTGGTCGTTGCCGACAAACCGATTGGTGAATGGAACACGTTTCATATCATCATGAAGGGTGAAAAGGTCACGGTCTTCCTCAACGGTGAGAAGGTCGTCGACGACGTCGCTCTCGAAAACTGGCCCAACTACGACGGTCCGATTCCGGCCAAGGGAACGGTGGAGCTGCAACACCACGGCAATCCGTTGGAGTTCCGGAACATCTACCTCAAAGAACTGGACTGA
- the hisD gene encoding histidinol dehydrogenase: MPRSTTPALNITRIDTSADDAREAIASLRAQLSPRGDVVSPRGRELTIAVFGEPLNPQQVVDRICADVREHGIDAVLDYTAKLDRKPLDRSSVTVSSEEMADAYQKADREYLRTVRRVRDNILAFQSGILLRDAVMTPSPGVELTLRYRPMRRVGVCVPGGAAAYPSSLLMTVVPAQAAGVEEIAVVVPPTEFGGYNTDLLAACHLLGVTEVHRIGGAQAVAALAYGVEGIPQVDKIVGPGNLFVALAKQKVYGEVDIDSIAGPSEVVLIADWTANPAFVAADLISQAEHSPGASILITWEADLIDRVVEALEDQLSRLSRGDLARDSLEQFGSLILVRDEEEAIDLTNLIAPEHLHVSTSDAHRMADRLTDAGAIFLGHLTPVAVGDYAAGPSHVLPTGGTARWASGLASNDFLKRTSLIHVDRRGLERLAPDVRLLADKEGLTAHRYSVDVRLSDENPEAP; the protein is encoded by the coding sequence ATGCCCCGTTCGACGACGCCTGCCTTGAACATCACCCGGATCGACACCAGCGCTGACGACGCCCGAGAGGCCATCGCCTCTCTCCGAGCGCAGTTGAGCCCAAGGGGAGACGTGGTCAGCCCCCGCGGTCGAGAACTGACCATTGCCGTTTTCGGCGAACCGCTGAATCCCCAACAGGTCGTTGATCGCATTTGCGCCGACGTCCGCGAGCACGGGATTGATGCGGTGCTCGACTACACGGCCAAACTGGATCGCAAACCGCTCGACCGCTCGTCCGTCACCGTTTCTTCCGAAGAAATGGCCGATGCCTATCAGAAGGCCGACCGCGAGTACCTGCGTACCGTCCGCCGGGTTCGGGACAACATCCTGGCCTTTCAATCAGGCATCCTCCTGAGAGACGCCGTGATGACGCCGTCTCCCGGGGTCGAGCTGACTCTCCGCTATCGGCCGATGCGACGGGTCGGCGTCTGCGTGCCGGGAGGTGCGGCGGCCTATCCGTCGTCGCTGCTGATGACCGTCGTCCCTGCGCAGGCCGCGGGGGTCGAGGAGATCGCCGTCGTTGTCCCTCCGACGGAGTTCGGCGGCTACAACACCGACCTCCTCGCGGCTTGTCACCTGTTGGGCGTGACGGAAGTCCACCGAATCGGCGGCGCCCAGGCGGTGGCGGCCCTGGCTTACGGTGTCGAGGGAATTCCACAGGTCGACAAGATTGTCGGCCCCGGTAATTTGTTTGTCGCCCTCGCCAAGCAAAAGGTCTACGGCGAGGTCGATATCGACAGCATCGCCGGACCGAGCGAGGTGGTCCTGATCGCCGATTGGACGGCCAATCCCGCCTTCGTTGCCGCCGACCTGATCAGCCAGGCCGAGCACTCGCCGGGCGCGAGCATCTTGATAACCTGGGAAGCCGATCTCATCGACCGCGTGGTTGAGGCGCTCGAAGATCAGCTCTCACGGCTCAGCCGGGGCGATCTGGCGCGGGACAGCCTCGAACAGTTCGGCTCCTTGATCCTCGTCCGAGACGAGGAGGAGGCGATCGACCTTACAAACCTCATCGCCCCGGAACACCTGCACGTTTCCACGAGTGATGCCCACCGCATGGCTGATCGTCTGACCGATGCCGGAGCTATCTTCCTCGGCCACCTTACTCCCGTCGCGGTGGGTGATTACGCCGCCGGCCCCTCGCACGTCCTCCCGACCGGCGGCACGGCTCGATGGGCCTCGGGCCTGGCGTCCAACGATTTCCTGAAGCGGACGAGTCTCATTCACGTCGATCGTCGAGGCCTGGAACGACTCGCCCCTGATGTTCGACTGCTTGCCGACAAGGAAGGACTCACCGCCCACCGCTACAGCGTCGACGTTCGTCTGAGTGATGAGAATCCCGAAGCTCCGTGA
- a CDS encoding GNAT family N-acetyltransferase produces MTATIRPARPDDCETIVELIRELADYEQLLEHAKATPEDVQRGLFGHRPFAEALIAEWDGHPVGLALFFHTFSTFRGQAGVYLEDLFVRPSHRGRGIGKALLSSLARLAVDRGCGRLEWSVLNWNEPAIGFYQAMGARPMDEWTVYRIDDEPLRRLASHTTTPSVV; encoded by the coding sequence ATGACCGCCACCATCCGACCCGCCCGACCCGACGACTGTGAGACGATTGTCGAATTGATTCGGGAACTGGCCGACTACGAGCAGTTGCTTGAACATGCCAAGGCAACCCCCGAGGATGTTCAACGCGGTCTGTTCGGGCATCGCCCCTTTGCCGAAGCCCTGATCGCCGAGTGGGATGGGCATCCGGTCGGCCTGGCCTTGTTTTTCCACACCTTCTCGACGTTCCGAGGGCAAGCGGGCGTGTATCTGGAAGACCTGTTCGTTCGGCCGAGCCATCGCGGGAGGGGGATCGGCAAGGCCTTGCTCTCCTCGCTCGCAAGGCTGGCCGTCGACCGAGGGTGTGGCCGCCTGGAGTGGTCAGTCCTGAACTGGAACGAGCCGGCCATCGGGTTCTATCAGGCGATGGGAGCCCGACCGATGGATGAGTGGACCGTCTACCGGATCGACGACGAACCGTTGCGGCGGCTCGCTTCGCACACGACAACCCCTTCCGTCGTCTGA
- a CDS encoding aldo/keto reductase, protein MQYRTFGRTGWSVSEIGYGMWGMAGWVDSNDDESMASLHRSVELGCTFFDTAWGYGEGHSERLLGRLVKAHPDRRLYVATKIPPKNFTWPSRRGFTLDDCFPPDHIRAYAEKSLANLDLPRIDLLQFHVWEDAWATDDRWQRAMDDLKREGLVEAVGVSVNRWEPTNGVEAIKTGLVDAVQVIYNIFDQAPEDELFPLCRERNIGVIARVPFDEGTLTGNLSYDSTWPEGDWRNTYFVPENLRTSVDRAEALRPLVPEGMTMPELALRWILAEPTVSTIIPGMRKLRHVEANIATSDGVPLEPKLHQSLRAHRWDRTPTSWSQ, encoded by the coding sequence ATGCAATACCGGACCTTTGGTCGAACTGGTTGGTCGGTCTCCGAGATCGGCTACGGCATGTGGGGCATGGCCGGCTGGGTGGACTCGAACGATGACGAGTCGATGGCCAGCCTTCATCGGTCGGTCGAGCTGGGGTGCACCTTCTTCGACACCGCATGGGGCTATGGCGAGGGACACAGCGAGCGATTGCTCGGTCGCCTGGTCAAGGCCCATCCTGATCGCCGCCTTTATGTCGCTACCAAGATCCCGCCGAAGAACTTCACCTGGCCCTCGCGCCGAGGGTTCACGCTCGACGACTGCTTCCCGCCCGATCACATCCGCGCGTATGCCGAGAAAAGCCTGGCGAACCTCGACCTTCCGCGCATCGACCTGCTCCAGTTTCACGTCTGGGAGGATGCCTGGGCGACCGACGACCGCTGGCAGCGCGCCATGGACGACCTGAAGCGCGAAGGGCTGGTTGAGGCCGTCGGCGTCAGCGTCAACCGCTGGGAGCCGACCAACGGCGTCGAGGCCATCAAGACCGGCCTGGTTGACGCCGTTCAGGTCATCTACAACATCTTCGACCAGGCACCCGAGGATGAGCTGTTCCCCCTTTGCCGCGAGCGCAACATCGGCGTCATCGCCCGCGTCCCGTTTGACGAGGGGACGCTCACCGGCAATCTCTCCTACGATTCCACCTGGCCCGAAGGGGACTGGCGGAATACCTACTTCGTGCCCGAAAACCTCCGCACCAGCGTCGATCGGGCCGAGGCGCTCCGCCCGCTCGTTCCCGAAGGCATGACCATGCCGGAACTCGCCCTGCGCTGGATTCTGGCCGAGCCGACGGTGTCGACGATCATCCCCGGCATGCGCAAGTTGCGGCACGTCGAGGCGAACATCGCCACGAGCGACGGTGTCCCTCTGGAACCGAAACTCCATCAATCGCTTCGCGCCCACCGATGGGATCGGACGCCCACCTCCTGGTCTCAATGA
- a CDS encoding type IV pilus modification PilV family protein: MTHDFFNGRTASPVCHQLGCHRRGFTLIEATVAVVLLMVAMTTTLQAVSWIARERQSLDRRAMAIRETEHLLDRLVRSGANPNVPLVLSSEGEQALPDGTILVDRVDEAQGGVTMQHITVTLRYQDRPGVPASAVRLSTWIVRNKESKDSSSGEPAP, encoded by the coding sequence ATGACGCATGATTTTTTCAACGGTCGGACCGCGTCACCTGTGTGTCACCAATTGGGGTGTCATCGGAGGGGGTTTACCCTCATCGAGGCAACGGTTGCCGTGGTGTTATTGATGGTGGCCATGACCACCACGCTGCAAGCTGTTTCGTGGATCGCTCGGGAGCGTCAGTCGCTCGACCGCCGCGCGATGGCGATCCGGGAAACCGAACACCTGCTGGATCGTCTGGTCCGATCCGGTGCCAATCCGAATGTTCCCCTTGTCCTTTCTTCGGAAGGAGAACAGGCACTTCCCGATGGGACGATCTTGGTCGATCGGGTCGATGAAGCGCAGGGCGGCGTGACAATGCAACACATCACTGTGACCCTTCGCTATCAAGACCGCCCCGGTGTACCTGCCTCCGCCGTCCGACTGAGTACCTGGATCGTGCGAAACAAGGAGTCCAAGGACTCATCCTCTGGGGAGCCCGCACCATGA